In Plasmodium gaboni strain SY75 chromosome 11, whole genome shotgun sequence, the following proteins share a genomic window:
- a CDS encoding hypothetical protein (conserved Plasmodium protein, unknown function) yields the protein MDYNGLVLKVEGNELLINQVNNEGTKRNFNLYLYKLKSKNDKLRYYEINNCITSENYVKGYINENSNMILLYDEQFYIYDNEKKKKSCLINLSDCEPVDFIYFKKHLIFIENKKISLFQAKQNGKSMVMLNLKDIPLKINFCSYKNLFYLCTSKRLYFLKLIYVKENKTLKVKNTNMSLPIKNINDQYAYHSYRNLFHKIDQHYKEVIHVCCYSDREVIIYKFVKGQYKNKKKCLHKLAIKEFNNDKIRGAFFFKVKLENNLKQKNRTSGYINDTTGDSNTNHNNNNIDNIDNIDNIGNNNNNNNNNHHNNINIAQNTIDDNHLNEPTDDEDIIKLYLLIYNQCGKVLIYFIDYLNEKYFKFGLTHIKNEFVVYMQLPFKPFYIYNTSDIFTKRVIKQKNIIQKKKKLSNNYNKYLEYILNKEVYVKNHFFLECVLVEEKYATIYTIQINHQFLSNLVEGQVLVCMDSKDSNHKMMAIKEKNENTDNNNENGNQSKLSQMLKESKFSCYSDSDSYIDSEITWTDSEEVSENLSFYTDTDSQVENGIDKNENTKDNINDDKKINQNNKEDNHNNKINSVELSLHTDTCLKSDEEESNVTTYLNNFKSSDIQKDDINKELDENITYVEECTTNKENIDMMNKYDEHVSDIYNDEIISENNIKFSEDNSYINKEMCLPSKNINEEEVDDEVTHFEIGVESKLNLQDNHINQVEENKSNINSLQENTDIYIKDNNNNNISCNGYVDVVNHKNIDNINDTNNKLGNITEDDFNIYANKNTMENMSEMEMNNSVPKDINMYYATQYKNSSDGSYNSSSSMQNANMKKSGYSHSRDENSEDMYYISDGEGEYYDLKKNMDDETEDEMNDETDDEIKDEVKDEIDEGIDDKIDDEVNDKIDDKIDDEINDEVNDKIDDKVDDKIDDEIYEGIDKIKDEVKDEIDVKIDDKVDDKVDDKVNDKINDNINDNINDNINDEIKEYKPDMQELNCEITDKELIQNENIEQINKKDNIKSDNDNSGYNDDNKNLEKKSKKKRKKEKESIEEVITTDHESSKNIREGKKIKIYEIENETKQNVQKIETEKQNNNISKGKKDVDAIFSDLDMESCNNSTNELNNTLGNKTKYNFTTMSSMIKLNISLKRYYNLIDLINVKDYKLVKKTIANLGKKYCIKLLEFLLDALLINKYFMNRFYIWIKNICKQHKDVLKSKKYRKLITKISELANSNLKNEEILNHVIDKINFTIDHIIKNQVFDNVEVLNYRDGTIIK from the coding sequence ATGGATTACAATGGACTTGTTCTTAAAGTAGAAGGTAACGAGTTGTTAATAAATCAAGTGAATAATGAAGGTACTAAAAGgaattttaatttatatttatataaattaaaaagtaaaaatgACAAATTAAGatattatgaaataaataattgtATAACATCTGAAAATTATGTTAAGggatatataaatgagAATAGTAATATGATATTACTTTATGATGAACagttttatatatatgataatgagaagaaaaagaaaagttgtttaataaatttaagTGATTGTGAACCAGTagattttatatattttaagaaacatttaatatttattgaaaataaaaaaatatctttatttCAAGCCAAACAAAATGGAAAAAGTATGGTCATgttaaatttaaaagatataccattaaaaattaatttttgttcctataaaaatttattcTATTTATGTACAAGTAAGagattatattttttaaaattaatttatgtaaaagaaaacaaaaCATTAAAAGTcaaaaatacaaatatgaGTCTTCctattaaaaatataaatgatcAATATGCATATCACTCATACAGAAATTTATTCCATAAAATCGATCAGCACTATAAGGAAGTTATACATGTCTGTTGTTATTCTGATCGAGAagttattatttataaatttgtAAAGGGgcaatataaaaataaaaaaaaatgtttacACAAATTAGCTATAAAGGAATTTAATAATGACAAAATTCGTGGCGCattcttttttaaagtCAAATTGGAAAATAATCTTAAACAAAAAAACAGAACAAGTggttatataaatgatacGACTGGTGATAGCAACACCAAccataataataataatattgataatattgataatattgataatattggtaataataataataataataacaacaatcatcataataatattaatattgcTCAAAACACAATTGATGACAATCACTTAAATGAACCAACTGATGACGAAGATATCATCAAATTATACctattaatatataaccAATGTGGAAAAgttttgatttattttattgatTACTTAAATgagaaatattttaaatttgGATTAACTCATATCAAAAACGAATTTGTTGTATATATGCAACTACCATTTAAAccattttatatatataatacatccgatatatttacaaaaagagtaataaaacaaaaaaatattatacaaaaaaaaaaaaagttatcaaataattataataaatatttagaatatatattaaataaagaagTATATGTTAAAAATCATTTTTTCCTTGAGTGTGTTTTAgtagaagaaaaatatgCAACTATTTACACTATTCAAATTAACCATCaatttttatcaaatcTTGTAGAGGGACAAGTATTAGTTTGTATGGATTCAAAAGATTCAAATCATAAAATGATGGcaataaaagaaaaaaatgaaaatacTGATAATAACAATGAGAATGGTAATCAATCTAAATTAAGTCAAATGTTAAAAGAATCAAAATTTTCTTGTTATTCTGATAGTGATTCTTACATAGATAGTGAAATCACATGGACCGATAGTGAAGAAGTAAGTGAGAACTTATCATTTTATACAGATACAGATTCACAAGTAGAAAATGGTatagataaaaatgaaaacaCAAAGGATAACataaatgatgataagaaaataaatcaaaataataaagaagacaatcataataataaaatcaATTCAGTAGAATTATCATTACATACTGATACTTGTTTAAAATCAGATGAAGAAGAATCTAATGTTACAACttatttgaataatttCAAAAGTAGTGACATACAAAAggatgatataaataaagagttagatgaaaatataacatatgTAGAAGAATGTACTACTAATAAGGAAAATATTGATATGatgaataaatatgatgaaCATGTAagtgatatatataacgATGAAATTATTTCTGAGAACAACATAAAATTTTCTGAAGataattcttatataaataaagaaatgTGTTTACCATccaaaaatataaatgaagaagaagTAGACGATGAAGTGACACATTTCGAAATAGGCGTTGAAtcaaaattaaatttaCAAGACAATCATATAAATCAAGTGGAAGAGAATAaatcaaatataaattcGTTACAAGAAAATActgatatatatatcaaagataataataataataatatatcatgTAATGGATATGTTGATGTGGtaaatcataaaaatattgataatataaatgatacaaataataaattagGAAATATTACAGAAGATgattttaatatttatgcTAATAAGAATACTATGGAAAATATGTCAGAAATGGAAATGAATAATTCAGTTCctaaagatataaatatgtattacgcaacacaatataaaaattcCAGTGATGGATCATATAATTCTTCTTCATCCATGCAAAATGCAAACATGAAAAAATCAGGATATTCTCACTCGAGGGACGAAAATAGCGAAgatatgtattatattagTGATGGCGAAGGCGAATATTATgacttaaaaaaaaatatggatGATGAGACGGAAGATGAAATGAATGATGAAACGGATgatgaaataaaagatGAAGTAAAAGATGAAATAGATGAGGGAATAGATGATAAAATAGATGATGAAgtaaatgataaaatagatgataaaatagatgatgaaataaatgatgaagtaaatgataaaatagATGATAAAGTAGATGATAAGATAGATGATGAAATATATGAGGGAatagataaaataaaagatgaAGTAAAAGATGAAATAGATGTTAAAATAGATGATAAAGTAGATGATAAAGTAGATGATAAAgtaaatgataaaataaatgataatataaatgataatataaatgataatataaatgatgaaataaaagaatataaacCAGACATGCAGGAATTAAATTGCGAGATAACTGATAAAGAACTAATTCAAAATGAGAATATTGAACAAATTAATAAGAAGGATAATATTAAGAGTGATAATGATAACAGTGGttataatgatgataataaaaatttagaGAAGAaaagcaaaaaaaaaagaaaaaaagaaaaagagAGTATAGAAGAAGTTATAACAACAGATCATGAATCctcaaaaaatattagagaaggaaaaaaaatcaaGATATATGAAATAGAGAATGAAACAAAGCAAAATGTACAAAAAATAGAAACtgaaaaacaaaataataatatttcaaaagGTAAAAAAGATGTAGATGCTATATTTTCTGATTTAGATATGGAATCATGTAATAATTCTAcaaatgaattaaataatacGTTAGGAAATAAAACTAAATATAATTTCACAACAATGTCATCTATGATTAAActtaatatttctttaaaaaGATATTACAATTTGATTGATTTAATTAATGTAAAAGATTATAAATTAGTTAAAAAAACCATTGCTAATCTTggtaaaaaatattgtattaaattattagaATTTCTTTTAGATGCATTacttataaataaatattttatgaacaggttttatatatggattaaaaatatttgtaaaCAACATAAAGATGTACtaaaatcaaaaaaatatcgtaaactaataacaaaaatatcAGAATTAGCCAACAgtaatttaaaaaatgaagaaatattaaaccatgttattgataaaataaattttacaatagatcatataattaaaaatcAAGTTTTTGATAATGTAGAAGTACTCAATTATAGAGATGgaacaataataaaatga
- a CDS encoding hypothetical protein (conserved Plasmodium protein, unknown function~transcript variant 1; alternatively spliced), giving the protein MDKLIKENINDVFLSYNDMIQDNESESSEESFKDVNNYLQQSSDSHSIYSYESENSYIFNKNSEDEKTAPIISYVSQNYICKKERKYKKSYTASYINNMNSIENFPFKSYGHVPSISDKIKELNNFQWKPLGKNVPKISLINLSHKKAWDIGKEGCNGILIKNLFESYKKTKLNYMVLDGTNLDKFLTVYSRTYQETINGVNPSVLKTFSFFDLEEGYFFYDVKSIHLFKKGKKKNKERSVILKDLNDSFYNAILICMNEIIKYLKICDFKNNLKSKIKIEKNDSDTSSGTSITEVDEKTYFVKSVKNEKNLYNNNMKSVITTNKRKTLQKNNILINDIIPNNIVKKNYVSFKDRNNKNKEKIQIAHNVFSNNTEESGYKYLKDIIKKEENELKQNDELYNNSYSGYSSHTSVSVNQDILR; this is encoded by the exons atggataaattaataaaagaaaatattaatgatgTTTTTTTATCCTACAATGATATGA tACAAGATAACGAAAGCGAAAGCAGTGAGGAATCATTCAAAGatgtaaataattatttacaACAATCTAGTGATTCTCATTCTATATATTCTTATGAAAGTgaaaattcatatatttttaataaaaattctGAAGATGAAAAAACAGCTCCAATTATTTCATATGTTAGtcaaaattatatttgCAAGAAAGaaaggaaatataaaaaatcCTACACAGCTAGctatattaataatatgaacag TATTGAGAATTTCCCTTTTAAAAGTTACGGACATGTACCTAGTATATCTGATAAGATAAA AGAATTAAACAATTTTCAATGGAAACCTTTAGGGAAAAATGTTCCTAAAATATCCTTAATAAATTTATCACATAAAAAAGCATGGGATATAGGAAAAGAAG GTTGTAATGGAATACTGATAAAGAATTTATTTGAAAGTTACAAAAAGacaaaattaaattatatggTATTAGACGGTACTAATTTAG ATAAATTTTTAACTGTGTATTCGCGTACTTATCAAGAAACCATTAATGGTGTAAATCCAAGTGTACTAAAAACATTCAG CTTTTTTGATTTAGAAGAAGGGTACTTCTTTTATGATGTTAAAAgtattcatttatttaaaaaagggaaaaaaaagaataaagAGAGAAGTGTTATATTGAAGGATTTAAATgattcattttataatgCAATACTTATATGTATgaatgaaataataaaatatttaaaaatatgtgattttaaaaataatttaaagagtaaaataaaaattgaGAAAAATGATAGTGATACATCATCGGGAACATCCATAACAGAAGTAGATGAAAAAACCTATTTTGTTAAATCTGtcaaaaatgaaaaaaatctttataataataatatgaaaagTGTTATCACAACcaataaaagaaaaacattacaaaaaaataatattttaataaatgatataattcctaataatatagttaaaaaaaattatgtttCATTTAAGGACAGgaataataagaataagGAAAAAATTCAAATAGCACACAACgttttttcaaataatacAGAAGAAAGtggatataaatatttaaaggatataataaaaaaagaagaaaatgagttaaaacaaaatgacgagttatataataatagcTATAGTGGGTATTCATCCCATACATCAGTTAGTGTTAATCAAGATATCTTGAGATAA
- a CDS encoding hypothetical protein (conserved Plasmodium protein, unknown function~transcript variant 2; alternatively spliced) — MDKLIKENINDVFLSYNDMIQDNESESSEESFKDVNNYLQQSSDSHSIYSYESENSYIFNKNSEDEKTAPIISYVSQNYICKKERKYKKSYTASYINNMNRELNNFQWKPLGKNVPKISLINLSHKKAWDIGKEGCNGILIKNLFESYKKTKLNYMVLDGTNLDKFLTVYSRTYQETINGVNPSVLKTFSFFDLEEGYFFYDVKSIHLFKKGKKKNKERSVILKDLNDSFYNAILICMNEIIKYLKICDFKNNLKSKIKIEKNDSDTSSGTSITEVDEKTYFVKSVKNEKNLYNNNMKSVITTNKRKTLQKNNILINDIIPNNIVKKNYVSFKDRNNKNKEKIQIAHNVFSNNTEESGYKYLKDIIKKEENELKQNDELYNNSYSGYSSHTSVSVNQDILR, encoded by the exons atggataaattaataaaagaaaatattaatgatgTTTTTTTATCCTACAATGATATGA tACAAGATAACGAAAGCGAAAGCAGTGAGGAATCATTCAAAGatgtaaataattatttacaACAATCTAGTGATTCTCATTCTATATATTCTTATGAAAGTgaaaattcatatatttttaataaaaattctGAAGATGAAAAAACAGCTCCAATTATTTCATATGTTAGtcaaaattatatttgCAAGAAAGaaaggaaatataaaaaatcCTACACAGCTAGctatattaataatatgaacag AGAATTAAACAATTTTCAATGGAAACCTTTAGGGAAAAATGTTCCTAAAATATCCTTAATAAATTTATCACATAAAAAAGCATGGGATATAGGAAAAGAAG GTTGTAATGGAATACTGATAAAGAATTTATTTGAAAGTTACAAAAAGacaaaattaaattatatggTATTAGACGGTACTAATTTAG ATAAATTTTTAACTGTGTATTCGCGTACTTATCAAGAAACCATTAATGGTGTAAATCCAAGTGTACTAAAAACATTCAG CTTTTTTGATTTAGAAGAAGGGTACTTCTTTTATGATGTTAAAAgtattcatttatttaaaaaagggaaaaaaaagaataaagAGAGAAGTGTTATATTGAAGGATTTAAATgattcattttataatgCAATACTTATATGTATgaatgaaataataaaatatttaaaaatatgtgattttaaaaataatttaaagagtaaaataaaaattgaGAAAAATGATAGTGATACATCATCGGGAACATCCATAACAGAAGTAGATGAAAAAACCTATTTTGTTAAATCTGtcaaaaatgaaaaaaatctttataataataatatgaaaagTGTTATCACAACcaataaaagaaaaacattacaaaaaaataatattttaataaatgatataattcctaataatatagttaaaaaaaattatgtttCATTTAAGGACAGgaataataagaataagGAAAAAATTCAAATAGCACACAACgttttttcaaataatacAGAAGAAAGtggatataaatatttaaaggatataataaaaaaagaagaaaatgagttaaaacaaaatgacgagttatataataatagcTATAGTGGGTATTCATCCCATACATCAGTTAGTGTTAATCAAGATATCTTGAGATAA